The following proteins are encoded in a genomic region of Acidobacteriota bacterium:
- a CDS encoding MFS transporter produces MVSLTYGQLIGGNRNFRNLLAGQFISELGNWFNFIAGLGLVRMVSGASPMAAGLFFLARLLPFALMSPIAGTFVDRFSRRTVMIATDLIRAFVALLFLLVTDANDLWIAYVATVVLHTAGAFFDGAKNAAAPNLTGKEGLLAGTALLFSTRFLLMAIGSALGGWAAAMFGYQAAFLINAASFLISAYTVWLIPEEATRDAQTAKHMASRGDRPSFMTELREGFHYTLTNRFALTILIMNVIWATGGGAINIIYERLGGVHFAVIEGWNPDIAVAILWTATGFGLTFGMLIAHRTSIYLDRKERNYGFIGWTLIIHGLLFALGAFVPSLLMLSLVVFVSRAIVGVEYAVQETMFQRSLPDHIRGRISTLDRGAEMTVFGLMSYAAAEAMYFITPQTLVVISGILSAAAGVVWFVRERKSEPQA; encoded by the coding sequence ATGGTGTCGCTGACGTATGGACAGTTGATCGGCGGGAATCGGAATTTTCGCAATTTGCTGGCCGGGCAGTTTATATCGGAGCTTGGGAACTGGTTCAATTTTATTGCCGGGTTGGGATTGGTGCGCATGGTTTCGGGGGCTTCGCCAATGGCGGCGGGTCTTTTCTTTCTTGCACGTCTGCTGCCATTTGCGCTGATGTCGCCGATCGCAGGGACTTTTGTTGACAGGTTTTCGCGTCGGACGGTGATGATCGCGACCGATCTGATACGTGCTTTTGTCGCTCTTTTATTCCTGCTTGTGACGGACGCCAACGATCTGTGGATAGCGTACGTCGCGACTGTGGTGCTGCACACGGCCGGAGCGTTTTTCGACGGTGCGAAAAATGCGGCGGCTCCTAATCTCACAGGGAAAGAAGGCTTGCTCGCTGGTACGGCGTTGTTGTTCTCAACACGGTTCTTATTGATGGCGATCGGTTCGGCACTTGGCGGCTGGGCGGCGGCGATGTTCGGATATCAGGCGGCGTTCCTGATCAACGCTGCATCATTTCTTATCTCTGCTTATACCGTTTGGCTTATCCCGGAGGAGGCCACGCGCGATGCACAAACGGCAAAGCACATGGCGTCGAGAGGTGACCGGCCGTCGTTTATGACGGAGCTTCGCGAAGGGTTTCATTACACGCTTACAAACCGTTTCGCCTTGACGATCTTAATAATGAACGTCATCTGGGCCACCGGCGGTGGGGCGATCAATATAATTTACGAGAGGCTCGGCGGCGTTCATTTCGCCGTCATTGAAGGCTGGAATCCGGACATTGCCGTGGCGATTTTATGGACGGCTACGGGATTTGGGCTGACATTTGGGATGCTTATCGCGCACCGCACGTCAATATATCTTGACCGAAAAGAACGTAATTACGGATTTATTGGCTGGACGCTGATCATTCACGGGTTATTATTCGCACTCGGGGCGTTCGTGCCATCACTGCTTATGTTATCGCTGGTGGTATTTGTATCGAGGGCGATCGTCGGCGTGGAATATGCTGTGCAGGAGACGATGTTCCAACGGAGCCTGCCCGACCACATTCGCGGACGCATTTCGACGCTCGATCGCGGTGCCGAAATGACTGTCTTCGGCCTGATGAGCTACGCTGCTGCCGAAGCGATGTATTTCATCACTCCGCAAACGCTAGTCGTGATATCGGGGATATTGTCGGCAGCTGCGGGCGTAGTTTGGTTTGTGAGGGAAAGGAAATCTGAACCGCAAGCGTAA
- a CDS encoding HD domain-containing protein has product MQSILAEKPKFDEKLISLSREADLFEGYSAGHSVRIAEIVDSLGLVFNFEPHDRLLLQQAALVRNVGEMQMNRDYIRSGSVLSPEERLDLERHPVIGEQAAAKMGLSRGVQLIVRWHHEWWNGSGYPDGLEGEQIPLAARILRVADTYSALVADRPFRGALTDENARKYLIEWAAIEFDPTVVKAFLALPAAVETVAEVETYARSS; this is encoded by the coding sequence GTGCAGAGCATACTCGCTGAAAAACCGAAGTTCGATGAAAAACTGATCTCGTTGTCACGCGAAGCCGACTTGTTCGAAGGCTATAGCGCCGGGCACTCGGTGCGGATCGCCGAGATCGTCGATTCGCTCGGCCTGGTCTTCAATTTCGAACCGCACGACCGACTGCTTCTCCAGCAGGCCGCTCTCGTCCGCAACGTCGGCGAGATGCAAATGAACCGTGACTATATTCGTTCGGGAAGCGTTCTCAGCCCCGAAGAACGCCTCGACCTCGAACGCCATCCGGTCATCGGCGAACAAGCCGCCGCAAAAATGGGACTTTCACGCGGAGTCCAGCTCATTGTCCGATGGCACCATGAATGGTGGAACGGCTCGGGTTACCCTGACGGCCTCGAAGGCGAACAGATCCCGCTCGCCGCCCGCATTCTCCGCGTCGCCGACACATATTCAGCTCTTGTAGCCGACCGCCCGTTTCGCGGTGCTTTAACTGACGAAAACGCCCGCAAATATCTTATCGAATGGGCCGCCATCGAATTCGACCCGACAGTGGTCAAGGCTTTCCTTGCTCTTCCGGCCGCTGTCGAAACAGTTGCCGAGGTTGAAACTTATGCACGCTCATCCTAA
- a CDS encoding carboxypeptidase regulatory-like domain-containing protein codes for MYKTAKIKESFAIAAMLTIICWNVNAQIATGGTYALEQSVIANGGGNSTAGNYAVESTAGQSAAGTNGSGGMYSLRGGFWNPLPGPTAANVTISGRVLRNDGIGIRNVRVTITGNSLTSPRTALTSSFGHFTFDEIEAGQSYVISVTSKRYGFAQPGQIISVTDNVTDLLFTSTWQN; via the coding sequence ATGTACAAAACAGCTAAAATAAAGGAAAGTTTCGCAATAGCTGCCATGCTGACGATCATTTGTTGGAATGTCAATGCCCAGATCGCTACGGGCGGGACGTACGCACTCGAGCAGTCCGTGATCGCCAACGGCGGCGGGAACAGTACGGCGGGCAACTATGCCGTCGAAAGCACGGCCGGACAATCGGCAGCCGGAACTAACGGCTCGGGCGGGATGTATTCGCTGCGTGGCGGATTCTGGAATCCTCTGCCAGGGCCGACGGCGGCAAATGTGACGATCAGCGGCCGTGTCCTCCGCAACGACGGCATCGGAATCCGAAACGTCCGCGTCACCATCACCGGAAACTCATTGACATCGCCGCGTACGGCGTTGACATCGAGCTTCGGCCATTTCACATTTGACGAGATCGAGGCCGGCCAGTCTTACGTCATCTCCGTTACGAGCAAGCGATACGGCTTTGCCCAGCCTGGTCAGATCATCTCAGTCACGGACAATGTGACCGACCTGTTGTTCACCTCGACGTGGCAGAATTGA
- a CDS encoding DnaJ domain-containing protein → MTPQSALELSGNFLAHPSAELVAEIAQARLTGSLRVSDRDRKCILYFKSGVIAFAVSNARSSRLFDMMLVRKRLTRDDLAQIPNFTNDFEFAAFLREKNFLTKEECDELFVEQIKAIVIDVMSWTSGDWSFTSLARLRDGLAFNIDTTELLIDYGRCLPVQTILGRFRSLDETFRRTQWDGSQLDLIQPELVILSRFSDNEIKARDLIADRTLPEPVTIKSLYTLWLGGLLIRDDWNPAFTEVSIHNIREAKLELKREAIRHGVTSEPVKPEAPKPVAVEPKTEEVKITVEEYLTRAESAETFYDMLGVDHKAAISDIKRAYFSLAKVFHPDHFHKEDAALLRRVQNAFTQLAHAHETLKKEETREHYDFKIRKELAEKEKLKSAGTYDELTTQMKQANESFERGFSLLMDGDNESAIQFLARAAHFAPKNARYHAYYGKALSSDEKQRHKAESEMQTAVKLDGHNPTYRLILAEFFIQMNLLKRAEGELNRLLAIFPSNREARDLLDCLQK, encoded by the coding sequence ATGACCCCTCAATCTGCACTCGAACTTTCGGGAAACTTTCTCGCTCACCCGTCCGCCGAACTTGTCGCTGAAATTGCACAGGCACGGCTGACCGGGAGCCTGCGCGTATCCGACCGTGACCGCAAGTGCATTTTGTATTTCAAATCAGGCGTGATCGCCTTCGCAGTCTCCAATGCACGTTCCTCGCGGCTATTCGACATGATGCTGGTGCGGAAGCGTCTGACCCGCGACGACCTCGCCCAGATCCCCAATTTCACAAATGACTTTGAGTTTGCGGCGTTCCTCCGGGAAAAGAACTTTTTGACAAAGGAAGAGTGCGACGAGCTCTTTGTCGAACAGATCAAGGCGATCGTGATCGACGTTATGAGTTGGACCTCCGGTGATTGGAGCTTTACATCGCTCGCTCGATTACGGGACGGGCTCGCATTTAATATCGATACGACCGAGCTCCTCATCGATTATGGCCGCTGTTTGCCTGTTCAGACGATCCTTGGGCGGTTTCGAAGCCTTGACGAGACGTTTCGGCGGACCCAATGGGACGGCTCGCAGCTCGATCTAATTCAGCCTGAACTGGTCATCCTCTCAAGGTTCAGCGACAACGAGATCAAGGCCCGTGACCTGATCGCTGACCGCACTCTGCCGGAGCCGGTCACCATCAAATCGCTTTACACGCTTTGGCTCGGCGGCCTGCTAATTAGGGATGATTGGAATCCGGCATTTACCGAGGTCTCGATCCACAATATCCGCGAGGCTAAGCTCGAACTGAAACGCGAGGCCATTCGTCACGGAGTGACATCCGAGCCGGTGAAGCCCGAGGCTCCCAAACCTGTCGCTGTCGAACCAAAGACCGAAGAGGTCAAGATCACGGTCGAAGAGTATCTGACGCGGGCCGAAAGTGCCGAGACGTTTTACGACATGCTCGGCGTCGATCACAAAGCGGCGATCTCCGATATCAAACGGGCGTATTTCTCGCTCGCCAAGGTATTTCACCCCGACCATTTCCACAAAGAAGATGCAGCTCTGCTTCGCCGTGTGCAAAATGCCTTCACACAGCTTGCTCATGCACATGAAACGCTGAAGAAAGAGGAAACGCGGGAGCACTACGACTTCAAGATCCGCAAAGAGCTAGCGGAGAAGGAGAAGCTTAAATCAGCCGGAACATACGACGAACTGACGACGCAGATGAAACAGGCGAACGAGAGCTTCGAACGCGGTTTCAGCCTCCTGATGGACGGCGACAACGAATCTGCGATCCAGTTCCTCGCCCGTGCCGCTCATTTCGCACCAAAGAACGCCCGCTACCACGCCTACTACGGCAAAGCCCTCTCGTCCGATGAAAAACAGAGGCATAAGGCCGAGTCTGAGATGCAGACCGCCGTCAAACTCGATGGCCACAACCCGACGTACCGTCTGATCCTCGCTGAGTTCTTTATCCAAATGAACCTGCTCAAACGTGCCGAAGGTGAACTGAACCGCCTCCTCGCCATCTTCCCCAGCAACCGCGAAGCCCGCGACCTCCTCGACTGTCTGCAAAAGTAG
- a CDS encoding aromatic ring-hydroxylating dioxygenase subunit alpha produces the protein MSIFFVDPDIRKAKTLGSEFYTDAAYFELSKAKIFSRTWQFLGRKDEVESLRPATILPGFLDEPVLLVNSDDSLKCLSNVCTHRGKILVEEPCKADLIRCGYHGRRFSLDGKFLSMPEFESVTDFPCESDDLWKLAFAERQGFIFASLDPVEPFESFVDDAAARFADDNYDSNALRLTSTREYQVNAHWALYCENYLEGFHIPYVHQALNAVVDYGTYTTETFRYSSLQTGYDNAGEVAARYLFIFPNLMFNFYPWGISLNVVRPVTPSKTVVEFLTYVSDESLLEKGAGADLHGVEIEDEAVVESVQRGIRSRFYSRGRYSPTREQGTHHFHRLIAEFMSL, from the coding sequence ATGTCAATATTCTTTGTCGATCCCGATATCCGAAAGGCGAAAACGCTTGGGTCTGAATTCTATACGGACGCGGCCTATTTTGAATTGTCGAAAGCAAAGATATTCTCACGAACATGGCAGTTTCTGGGCAGGAAAGACGAAGTTGAAAGTTTGAGACCCGCGACGATATTACCGGGATTCTTGGACGAGCCGGTACTGCTCGTGAATTCGGACGATTCGCTCAAATGCCTTTCAAATGTTTGCACGCATCGCGGCAAGATCCTGGTCGAAGAGCCATGCAAAGCCGATCTGATCCGCTGCGGCTATCATGGTCGACGGTTCTCGCTGGACGGCAAGTTTTTGTCGATGCCGGAGTTCGAGAGCGTTACAGATTTTCCGTGTGAGAGCGATGATCTGTGGAAGTTGGCATTTGCCGAAAGGCAGGGGTTCATTTTCGCATCGCTCGATCCCGTTGAGCCGTTCGAATCGTTCGTCGATGACGCCGCGGCGAGATTCGCCGATGACAATTATGATTCGAACGCATTGCGGTTGACATCGACCCGCGAATATCAGGTGAACGCACACTGGGCGCTGTATTGCGAGAATTACCTTGAGGGTTTTCATATTCCGTATGTTCATCAGGCATTGAACGCCGTCGTCGATTACGGCACATACACGACCGAGACGTTTCGATATTCGAGTTTGCAGACGGGCTATGACAATGCGGGCGAGGTCGCAGCTCGATATCTGTTTATTTTTCCCAACTTGATGTTCAATTTCTATCCGTGGGGAATCTCGTTAAATGTGGTTCGCCCGGTGACGCCGTCGAAAACTGTCGTCGAATTTCTGACTTACGTTAGCGACGAGTCGTTACTTGAAAAGGGAGCAGGAGCCGACCTGCACGGTGTCGAAATTGAAGACGAGGCGGTGGTCGAGAGCGTGCAACGGGGAATTCGATCGCGTTTTTATTCGCGGGGCCGCTATTCGCCGACACGCGAGCAGGGAACACATCATTTTCACCGGTTGATCGCCGAATTTATGAGTCTATGA
- the ligA gene encoding NAD-dependent DNA ligase LigA, protein MSAEIQNEIEHLRAGINRHSDLYYIQDTPEISDFEFDQLLERLKALESEHPELVTPDSPTQRVGGKATSLKPFVHTVPLMSLDNSYSLDDLKAFTERCERLAEGRKLDYVAELKIDGLSVSLHYERGILVTGATRGDGSQGDEVTQNVKTIRSIPLKLKVDAPAHAEVRGEVFLSRSQFAKINAELEMQGEKTFANPRNCASGTLRMLDSAVVASRRLDMFPYDAFTGSSKMFATHAEIFEWCGRNGFNVNPHRRVCADFDQLAAFIAEMETVRDGLDYEIDGVVVKVNSTALQDEFGTTTKAPRWAIAYKYPARQATTRLLGIGIQVGRTGALTPVAHLEPTLLAGTTVARASLHNEDEIKRLDLKIGDYVLIEKSGEIIPQVLSVVASKRDGSETEFEFPRTCPVCGSDAVRPAGEAVRRCVNDICPAKVKARVLYFASRKAMDIEGLGEVLVETLVDNGSIKDVADLYTLTVEQIASLDRMAEKSGTNLIDQIEASKSRGLQRLLYGIDIRHVGERYAKILAKHFRSIDRVAEASVEELDDIPEIGLAVAESVYAWFRDERNIDLVERLKAVGVQTETDAASTAMLDERFVGKTFVLTGKLDNYTRDEAAKLIEDRGGRVSSSVSKKTDYVVAGSDAGSKLTKAENLGVAVLNEGQFSTMLNPQF, encoded by the coding sequence ATGAGCGCTGAAATCCAAAATGAGATCGAACATCTGCGTGCCGGGATCAACCGGCACAGTGACCTGTATTACATTCAGGATACTCCGGAGATCTCGGACTTTGAATTCGATCAGCTGCTTGAGCGTTTAAAGGCACTCGAGAGCGAGCATCCGGAACTTGTAACTCCTGACAGCCCGACTCAGCGGGTCGGAGGGAAAGCGACGAGTCTGAAGCCATTTGTGCATACGGTGCCCCTGATGTCGCTCGATAACTCTTATAGCCTTGACGATCTCAAGGCTTTCACCGAGCGGTGCGAGAGACTCGCCGAAGGTAGGAAACTCGATTATGTGGCCGAGCTAAAGATCGACGGCCTTTCGGTCTCGCTGCATTACGAACGCGGCATTTTGGTCACGGGTGCGACGCGTGGAGACGGTTCGCAGGGCGACGAGGTGACGCAGAATGTTAAGACCATTCGTTCTATTCCACTGAAACTAAAGGTTGATGCACCGGCACACGCAGAGGTTCGAGGCGAGGTGTTTTTGTCGAGGTCGCAGTTCGCCAAGATCAATGCCGAGCTTGAGATGCAGGGCGAAAAGACGTTTGCCAATCCTCGGAATTGCGCTTCGGGAACGCTGCGGATGCTCGATTCGGCAGTTGTGGCGTCACGGCGGCTGGATATGTTTCCGTACGATGCGTTTACCGGTTCGTCAAAGATGTTTGCGACGCATGCCGAGATCTTTGAATGGTGCGGCCGTAATGGATTTAATGTAAATCCGCATCGCCGCGTCTGTGCCGATTTTGACCAACTCGCGGCGTTTATTGCCGAGATGGAAACGGTCCGCGACGGGCTCGATTACGAGATCGACGGTGTGGTCGTAAAGGTCAATTCGACAGCGTTGCAGGACGAATTCGGCACGACGACAAAAGCCCCGCGATGGGCGATCGCGTACAAATATCCGGCTCGCCAAGCTACGACGCGTCTGCTCGGCATCGGCATTCAGGTTGGCCGCACCGGAGCCTTGACACCGGTCGCTCATCTTGAACCGACGCTGCTTGCAGGCACGACCGTCGCACGTGCTTCGCTCCATAACGAGGATGAGATCAAGCGCCTCGACCTCAAGATCGGCGATTATGTGTTGATCGAAAAAAGCGGCGAGATCATCCCGCAAGTCTTGTCGGTCGTGGCATCGAAACGGGATGGAAGCGAGACGGAATTTGAGTTTCCGAGAACGTGTCCGGTCTGTGGATCAGATGCTGTTCGTCCGGCAGGCGAGGCTGTTCGCCGCTGTGTCAACGACATTTGTCCCGCGAAGGTAAAGGCGCGAGTTTTGTATTTTGCCTCGCGAAAGGCGATGGATATCGAAGGTTTGGGCGAAGTCCTGGTCGAAACGCTGGTGGACAACGGCTCGATCAAAGATGTTGCCGATCTATATACCCTGACCGTCGAACAAATAGCTTCGCTCGATCGCATGGCCGAAAAATCGGGAACCAATCTGATCGATCAGATCGAAGCAAGCAAGTCTCGCGGGCTTCAGCGACTGCTCTACGGCATCGACATCCGCCATGTCGGCGAACGCTATGCAAAGATCCTCGCCAAGCATTTTCGCTCGATCGACCGAGTTGCGGAGGCAAGTGTCGAGGAACTCGATGACATCCCTGAGATCGGTCTTGCGGTTGCCGAGAGCGTATACGCGTGGTTTCGCGATGAGCGAAATATCGATCTCGTCGAGAGACTCAAGGCAGTCGGCGTTCAGACCGAAACCGATGCTGCATCGACCGCCATGCTCGACGAACGCTTTGTCGGCAAAACCTTTGTCCTAACCGGCAAACTTGATAACTACACCCGCGACGAAGCCGCAAAACTGATCGAAGACCGCGGCGGCCGCGTCTCATCATCCGTCAGCAAAAAGACCGACTACGTTGTCGCCGGCAGCGACGCGGGCTCGAAATTGACGAAGGCGGAGAATCTTGGAGTTGCCGTCCTCAATGAGGGACAATTCTCGACCATGTTGAATCCGCAGTTTTGA
- a CDS encoding serine hydroxymethyltransferase — translation MNNFFTSNIADADPIVSNAIDDEVRRQTDGLELIASENFVSEAVLEAMGSVMTNKYAEGYPAKRYYGGCEFVDVVENLAIDRAKELFGAEHANVQPHSGAQANMAVLMTALDHGDTILGMSLAHGGHLTHGHPLNFSGINYKVADYGVNRETEQIDYDELQKKAEESRPKLLICGASAYPRTIDFERIGEIARSVGAKVMADIAHIAGLVAVGLHPSAVPHCEFVTTTTHKTLRGPRGGLILCREEFAADINRSVFPGVQGGPLMHIIAAKAVAFGEALRGDFKAYQQQVIDNAHVLAETLGNSGLRIVSGGTDNHLMLVDVFMDGKGITGKEAEKALGDVDITVNKNTIPFDTNKPFIASGIRLGTPALTTRGMKEGEMREIGAMIAAVIHEPESEEVMARVRRDVAELTAKFPMYPTRLKEPRTDALAVS, via the coding sequence ATGAACAATTTTTTTACATCAAATATAGCAGATGCGGACCCCATTGTTAGCAATGCGATCGACGATGAGGTTCGGCGGCAGACGGATGGCCTTGAGTTGATCGCGTCGGAGAATTTTGTCTCCGAGGCGGTGCTTGAGGCGATGGGCTCGGTGATGACGAACAAGTACGCCGAGGGCTATCCGGCGAAGCGTTATTACGGCGGCTGCGAATTCGTGGATGTCGTAGAAAACCTTGCAATCGACCGTGCGAAGGAGCTATTTGGGGCGGAACACGCAAATGTTCAGCCGCATTCCGGGGCACAGGCGAACATGGCGGTGCTGATGACGGCGCTTGACCATGGCGACACGATCTTGGGGATGAGCCTTGCCCACGGGGGACATCTTACTCATGGGCATCCGCTCAATTTTTCGGGTATCAATTACAAGGTCGCCGACTACGGCGTCAATCGCGAAACCGAACAGATCGATTACGACGAACTGCAGAAAAAGGCCGAAGAGTCGCGGCCGAAGTTGCTTATCTGCGGCGCTTCCGCATATCCGCGAACGATCGATTTCGAACGGATCGGCGAGATCGCACGCAGTGTCGGTGCAAAGGTAATGGCGGACATTGCCCACATCGCCGGACTCGTCGCTGTTGGCCTGCATCCGTCGGCGGTGCCGCATTGCGAATTTGTCACGACGACGACGCATAAGACCTTGCGAGGGCCGCGCGGCGGTTTGATACTGTGCCGCGAGGAATTTGCGGCTGATATTAATCGCAGTGTGTTTCCGGGCGTTCAGGGCGGGCCGCTAATGCACATTATTGCGGCGAAGGCCGTGGCGTTCGGCGAGGCTCTTCGCGGTGATTTCAAGGCTTATCAGCAGCAGGTCATCGACAACGCTCATGTGCTCGCCGAAACGCTAGGCAATTCCGGACTAAGGATCGTATCCGGCGGTACGGACAATCATCTGATGCTCGTCGACGTCTTTATGGACGGCAAAGGCATCACCGGCAAGGAAGCCGAAAAGGCCCTCGGCGATGTGGACATCACCGTTAATAAGAACACCATTCCGTTCGATACCAACAAGCCGTTCATCGCGTCCGGCATAAGACTCGGAACTCCCGCACTTACGACCCGCGGAATGAAAGAGGGCGAGATGCGTGAGATCGGCGCGATGATCGCTGCAGTAATTCACGAACCCGAATCAGAAGAAGTAATGGCAAGGGTGCGAAGAGACGTTGCTGAACTTACAGCAAAATTCCCAATGTATCCGACGCGTTTGAAAGAACCTCGGACGGATGCTCTTGCAGTGAGTTGA